A genomic stretch from Astatotilapia calliptera chromosome 4, fAstCal1.2, whole genome shotgun sequence includes:
- the jpt2 gene encoding jupiter microtubule associated homolog 2, producing MTSTNMFQGLDSGSKPSSRVLQPPGGGSSNLFGGYEEDSAASKRPNKMASKVFAPPEEAQSAPKRSNPPGGKSSGIFGESEPAAQPQRPMPPGGPTSNIFGPAGTGPAQSPSRSHPNKPKDNLSVGPEPESPVPQAPEAKASQPEAKEEIAPPADAPAKEEPPAAIAAAVSAPSEPEPTPSSFPDDTSPKNHEPHLGPKPRSHNRVLNPPGGKSSVVFY from the exons ATGACTTCGACTAACATGTTTCAAGGGTTGGATAGTGGTTCGAAACCGAGTTCAAG GGTGTTGCAGCCTCCTGGAGGTGGCTCCAGCAATCTGTTTGGTGGCTATGAAGAGGACTCTGCAGCATCAAAAAGACCCAATAAGATGGCCTCCAAAGTTTTTGCTCCACCAGAGGAAGCCCAGAGTGCACCGAAACGCTCCAATCCTCCAG GTGGAAAGAGTAGTGGAATATTTGGTGAATCTGAGCCTGCTGCTCAACCACAGAGACCCATGCCACCAGGTGGACCAACCAGCAACATATTTGGGCCTGCAGGCACGGGACCTGCCCAAAGTCCAAGCCGAAGCCACCCAAATAAGCCAAAG gACAACCTAAGTGTGGGACCTGAACCTGAATCACCAG ttcctcAAGCTCCTGAAGCCAAAGCCAGCCAGCCTGAGGCGAAAGAAGAAATTGCACCCCCAGCCGATGCACCAGCTAAGGAAGAGCCACCCGCTGCCATTGCCGCTGCTGTCTCGGCACCCTCGGAGCCTGAACCCACACCTTCCTCATTTCCTGATGACACTTCGCCGAAGAACCACGAGCCTCACCTGGGACCCAAGCCTCGCTCCCACAACAGGGTCCTCAACCCTCCTGGAGGAAAATCTAGTGTGGTGTTCTACTGA